The proteins below come from a single Salinilacihabitans rarus genomic window:
- a CDS encoding deoxyhypusine synthase — translation MDEDSREHVVPGSDEEVSGPDVRGYDFRGSFEFDEMLDAYATTGFQATQLAEAIDIAERMQADDATIYLTLTSNIVSSGLREAVAYLVREGYVDVLITTAGSLTEDVIKTAKPFKMGEWDADEAALRERGVNRLGNIFVPSDRYVWLEEYLYDFFDDFFAEEKVRTPTAFARELGETLDDEDSVLKQAADNDVPVYCPALTDAEVGNFLYYYRRGHDSEVGIEILDDYDSLIERSLLADTTGLIAVGGGVPKHHAIMTNLFRGGADYVVYISTGVEGDGSLSGAPPNEAVSWGKIKEREDNYTLVEAEATLVFPLLIAGAFTS, via the coding sequence ATGGACGAAGACTCCAGAGAACACGTCGTCCCCGGGAGCGACGAGGAGGTATCGGGGCCCGACGTTCGTGGCTACGATTTCCGTGGCTCGTTCGAGTTCGACGAGATGCTGGACGCCTACGCGACGACGGGCTTTCAGGCGACACAGCTCGCCGAAGCGATCGACATCGCCGAACGGATGCAGGCGGACGACGCGACGATCTACCTCACGCTCACGTCGAACATCGTCTCGTCCGGGCTCCGGGAGGCCGTCGCGTACCTCGTTCGCGAGGGGTACGTCGACGTGCTCATCACGACGGCCGGTTCGCTGACCGAGGACGTCATCAAAACGGCCAAGCCGTTCAAGATGGGCGAGTGGGACGCCGACGAGGCGGCGCTCAGGGAACGCGGCGTCAACCGACTCGGGAACATCTTCGTCCCTTCGGACCGGTACGTCTGGCTGGAGGAGTACCTCTACGACTTCTTCGACGACTTCTTCGCGGAGGAGAAGGTCCGAACGCCGACGGCGTTCGCACGGGAACTCGGGGAGACGCTGGACGACGAGGATTCGGTGCTGAAGCAGGCCGCGGACAACGACGTTCCGGTTTACTGTCCGGCGCTCACTGACGCGGAGGTCGGCAACTTCCTCTACTACTACCGTCGGGGACACGACTCGGAGGTCGGCATCGAGATTCTCGACGACTACGACTCGCTCATCGAGCGGTCGCTGCTGGCCGACACGACCGGGTTGATCGCCGTGGGCGGCGGCGTGCCCAAACACCACGCGATCATGACCAACCTGTTCCGCGGCGGCGCGGACTACGTCGTCTACATCTCGACGGGCGTCGAGGGCGACGGCTCGCTGTCCGGGGCCCCGCCGAACGAGGCGGTCTCGTGGGGCAAGATCAAAGAACGCGAGGACAACTACACGCTCGTCGAAGCGGAGGCGACGCTCGTGTTCCCGCTCCTGATCGCGGGCGCGTTCACGTCGTAG
- the gfo6 gene encoding D-xylose 1-dehydrogenase Gfo6, whose product MTETPTAGLESLLDGYAYRAWRTADEDAGPVRFALIGLGWWTTDQVLPALEDAALSEATVLVSGSAEKAERIAADWESVERAVTYDEFHAGEAADAYDAIYVCTPNAYHLEYAETAADLGKAVLCEKPMEATVERAARMVEACEDADVPLMVGYRMQTDPLVRHARELIRAGAIGEPVHALGNNSQTLLDIIPNPDQWRLDPDLTGYGTSVMDLGIYPLNTTRFLLDADPVRARAAMDSRHEAFDEVPDERSAFTVTLDDGTLLTATASQNAHGATSLRIVGTDGELLFEPAFHMETALRIRRGDDEVTVEPDQANQMTELFDYFADRLLADADVGADGRHGLLDIEAIRAVHEAAETGSAVDVGR is encoded by the coding sequence GTGACGGAAACGCCCACCGCCGGACTCGAATCGCTGCTCGACGGCTACGCGTACCGCGCGTGGCGGACCGCCGACGAGGACGCGGGCCCGGTCCGCTTCGCGCTGATCGGCCTCGGCTGGTGGACGACCGACCAGGTGTTGCCCGCCCTCGAAGACGCGGCCCTGAGCGAGGCGACGGTCCTCGTCAGCGGGTCGGCCGAGAAGGCCGAGCGCATCGCGGCCGACTGGGAGAGCGTCGAGCGCGCCGTGACGTACGACGAGTTCCACGCCGGCGAGGCGGCCGACGCCTACGACGCGATCTACGTCTGCACGCCGAACGCCTACCACCTCGAGTACGCGGAGACGGCCGCCGACCTCGGGAAGGCGGTGCTCTGCGAGAAGCCGATGGAGGCGACCGTCGAGCGCGCCGCGCGGATGGTCGAGGCCTGCGAGGACGCCGACGTCCCGCTGATGGTCGGCTACCGGATGCAGACCGACCCCCTCGTCCGCCACGCGCGCGAGTTGATCCGCGCCGGCGCGATCGGCGAGCCGGTCCACGCCCTCGGGAACAACTCGCAGACGCTGCTGGACATCATCCCGAACCCCGACCAGTGGCGCCTCGACCCCGACCTGACGGGGTACGGGACGTCGGTGATGGACCTCGGCATCTACCCGCTGAACACGACCCGGTTCCTGCTGGACGCCGACCCGGTCCGCGCGCGGGCCGCGATGGACTCGCGCCACGAGGCGTTCGACGAGGTCCCCGACGAGCGGTCGGCGTTCACCGTCACGCTCGACGACGGGACGTTGCTCACGGCGACCGCGAGCCAGAACGCCCACGGCGCCACGAGCCTCCGGATCGTCGGCACCGACGGGGAACTGCTCTTCGAGCCGGCGTTTCACATGGAGACCGCCCTGCGGATCCGCCGGGGCGACGACGAGGTGACGGTGGAGCCGGACCAGGCGAACCAGATGACCGAACTGTTCGACTACTTCGCCGACCGACTCCTCGCCGACGCCGACGTCGGCGCCGACGGCCGTCACGGCCTGCTCGACATAGAGGCGATCCGGGCGGTCCACGAGGCGGCCGAGACGGGGTCGGCCGTCGACGTCGGCCGGTAA
- a CDS encoding bacteriorhodopsin, whose translation MPSLAAFVFHTRGVVLQNGATDATLFEYVFGGDNTLLAASFVVNIALAGVTILGIAYLGRNLTDPRSKAITIALMLISVVSISSYTGLTSALTLSVVEMPPGHPAAGATTAGQDGVLTMWGRYLTWTFSTPFILLGLGMIAGSNWTKILTTCAFTIAMCVTGLAAALTTSSLLLRWWWFVLGSIFFLVIVYVILVDWTAEARRTGTGDLFRTLKILTVVGWFGYPILWALGVEGFAVLDVAITSWGYSILDVITKYVVTFVAMSYVAREPDSITGGADYGATVPGITPTDD comes from the coding sequence ATGCCGTCACTAGCTGCGTTCGTTTTCCACACGCGAGGCGTCGTCCTCCAGAACGGGGCGACCGATGCGACGCTGTTCGAGTACGTCTTCGGCGGTGACAATACCTTGCTCGCGGCGTCGTTCGTGGTCAACATCGCACTCGCCGGAGTGACGATCCTCGGGATCGCCTACCTCGGTCGGAACCTGACCGACCCCAGATCGAAGGCGATCACGATCGCGTTGATGTTGATCTCGGTCGTCTCGATATCGAGTTACACCGGACTCACGTCGGCGCTGACGCTGAGCGTCGTCGAGATGCCGCCGGGCCATCCGGCGGCGGGGGCGACCACGGCCGGACAGGACGGCGTTCTGACGATGTGGGGGCGATACCTCACGTGGACGTTCTCCACGCCGTTCATCCTGCTCGGCCTCGGGATGATCGCGGGATCGAACTGGACGAAGATCCTCACCACCTGTGCGTTCACCATCGCGATGTGCGTGACCGGCCTCGCGGCCGCGCTGACGACGTCCTCGCTGTTGCTGCGCTGGTGGTGGTTCGTGCTGGGATCGATCTTCTTCCTCGTGATCGTCTACGTCATCCTCGTCGACTGGACCGCCGAGGCCAGACGGACAGGGACGGGTGACCTGTTTCGCACGCTCAAGATCCTCACCGTCGTCGGCTGGTTCGGCTACCCGATCCTCTGGGCGCTCGGAGTCGAAGGATTCGCCGTCCTGGACGTCGCGATCACCTCGTGGGGGTACAGCATCCTCGACGTCATCACGAAGTACGTCGTGACGTTCGTCGCCATGTCCTACGTCGCCCGGGAACCGGACTCGATCACCGGCGGGGCGGATTACGGGGCCACCGTACCCGGGATCACGCCGACGGACGACTGA
- a CDS encoding HNH endonuclease family protein, translated as MAILGNMEDDRRKKEYLRLAAILSMRMMLADYRSSDRKKAIHNAAVTINKGEDIKETLIQHIHNYGPEDAEIIEHQKANSMPLRGQWRFRTLLTLVSIEEERRGPLMVEIDNLHIEHIAPRNTFGSGRRNSYSNWKRRLNRDEFEDAKDRLGNLTLLSPEDHGRLDESSFTSKRNVYRNSDIKIAEEVSEYDGWSVEEIERRTEILAGDLVSKWSI; from the coding sequence ATGGCTATTTTGGGAAATATGGAGGATGACAGGCGGAAAAAAGAGTACCTTCGCCTTGCCGCTATTCTCTCTATGAGAATGATGTTGGCAGACTATCGTTCTTCTGACCGAAAGAAGGCGATTCACAATGCTGCAGTTACCATAAATAAAGGTGAAGACATTAAGGAAACCCTCATACAGCACATACATAATTACGGTCCAGAAGACGCCGAGATAATAGAGCACCAGAAAGCTAATTCTATGCCGCTTCGGGGCCAATGGAGATTTAGAACCTTATTGACCTTGGTGTCAATTGAAGAAGAACGCCGGGGACCACTTATGGTTGAGATTGATAATCTACATATAGAACATATCGCTCCAAGAAATACATTTGGTTCCGGACGTAGAAATTCGTATTCAAACTGGAAACGAAGGCTCAACCGAGATGAATTTGAAGATGCAAAAGATAGGCTCGGGAATCTAACATTACTTTCTCCCGAGGATCATGGGCGACTTGACGAATCATCATTCACCAGCAAGCGTAATGTCTACCGAAACTCAGATATAAAAATCGCCGAAGAAGTATCAGAATATGATGGTTGGTCAGTTGAGGAGATTGAAAGAAGAACAGAAATATTAGCTGGCGATCTTGTGAGTAAGTGGTCAATTTAG
- a CDS encoding 3-oxoacyl-ACP synthase, whose amino-acid sequence MTTVGLTGYGRYLPDEVLTGADVAAASGVPEDVVVEKMGLRQKHVCPPDEDHVTDMCVAAAEAALADAALDPAALDLVRYHGSEYKDHVVWSAAADVCERVGAANAYATESYALCAGAPVAIRETSAQLRTGDVDAALLVAASREEDLVDYGNERASFTFNFGSGACAMVLESDPGERARALVGGSAAVTDGSFARDVIVPAGGSREPPSEETVAEGRHALDVPDPEGMKERLAPVSLSNYLAVADAALARSGFERSDLDYACVTHMKRSFHERLFAELGLDPETDGHYLDEYGHVQSVDQILALEAGRRRGLLDPGDVVCFLAAGTGYTWAATVLTWRG is encoded by the coding sequence GTGACGACGGTCGGCCTCACCGGCTACGGCCGGTACCTCCCCGACGAGGTGCTGACCGGCGCGGACGTCGCGGCGGCGAGTGGCGTCCCCGAGGACGTAGTCGTCGAGAAGATGGGGCTCCGGCAAAAGCACGTCTGCCCGCCCGACGAGGACCACGTCACCGATATGTGCGTCGCGGCCGCCGAGGCGGCGCTGGCCGACGCGGCCCTCGACCCCGCGGCCCTCGACCTCGTGCGGTACCACGGCAGCGAGTACAAGGATCACGTCGTCTGGTCGGCCGCGGCGGACGTCTGCGAGCGCGTCGGCGCCGCGAACGCGTACGCGACCGAGAGCTACGCCCTCTGTGCGGGCGCGCCGGTGGCGATCCGCGAGACGAGCGCGCAACTCCGGACCGGGGACGTCGACGCGGCCCTGCTCGTCGCCGCGAGCCGCGAGGAGGACCTGGTCGACTACGGCAACGAGCGCGCGTCGTTCACGTTCAACTTCGGCTCCGGGGCGTGCGCGATGGTCCTGGAGTCCGACCCCGGCGAGCGCGCGCGGGCGCTCGTCGGCGGGAGCGCGGCGGTCACCGACGGCTCGTTCGCCCGGGACGTGATCGTGCCGGCCGGGGGGTCGCGCGAACCGCCGAGCGAGGAGACGGTCGCCGAGGGCCGGCACGCGCTGGACGTCCCCGACCCCGAGGGGATGAAAGAGCGGCTGGCGCCGGTCTCGCTGTCGAACTATCTGGCGGTGGCCGACGCGGCGCTCGCCCGCTCCGGGTTCGAGCGGTCGGATCTGGACTACGCCTGTGTCACCCACATGAAGCGGTCGTTCCACGAGCGACTCTTCGCGGAACTCGGGCTCGACCCGGAGACGGACGGCCACTACCTCGACGAGTACGGCCACGTCCAGAGCGTCGACCAGATCCTCGCGCTCGAAGCGGGTCGCCGGCGCGGCCTGCTCGACCCCGGCGACGTGGTCTGCTTTCTGGCGGCCGGGACGGGGTACACGTGGGCGGCGACGGTCCTGACGTGGCGCGGGTGA
- a CDS encoding DUF262 domain-containing protein, with product MEAKFKSVRNLFAGRRAAKFVVPEYQRGYEWNKKNFEDLWGDLQRIGDRVNKHYIGNIILLGEESDEELEIVDGQQRMVTISILTMAIRDSHNMDKSNHQLIDDVLTSYPSNNPERKLNLYDEEADRYYENLWEGNIDEIGGNIETAYQFYRQKVNDFEEEELNKLLRKLTNDLRVVETTSQDTSLAYMIFQSQNERGVEVSPEVLIKARVFGEAERMDDLQRTREMKGKWKQMYKTLNDNLERPRFPEEYRVRRPLTQLLINSDTPTPREVDKSALYRTFDGALQDAKKPLKFVDRFHKKI from the coding sequence ATGGAAGCGAAATTCAAGTCCGTACGGAACTTATTCGCTGGAAGGCGGGCTGCTAAGTTCGTTGTTCCAGAATACCAGCGTGGTTACGAATGGAATAAAAAGAACTTTGAAGATCTGTGGGGGGATCTTCAAAGGATTGGGGATAGAGTCAACAAACATTATATTGGAAATATCATTTTGCTTGGTGAAGAATCGGACGAAGAGTTAGAAATAGTTGATGGACAGCAACGGATGGTTACAATTAGCATACTAACGATGGCTATTCGGGATTCTCACAACATGGATAAATCTAACCATCAACTGATTGATGATGTGTTAACATCATATCCATCAAATAATCCGGAAAGGAAGCTGAATCTATACGACGAGGAGGCTGATAGATACTATGAGAATCTGTGGGAAGGGAATATTGATGAGATCGGAGGCAATATAGAAACCGCATATCAATTCTATCGGCAGAAAGTTAATGATTTTGAAGAGGAGGAGCTTAATAAATTATTAAGAAAATTGACAAATGATCTGAGGGTTGTTGAAACTACCTCACAAGATACTAGCCTAGCCTACATGATTTTTCAATCTCAAAACGAAAGAGGGGTTGAAGTCAGCCCTGAAGTACTAATTAAAGCACGAGTATTTGGCGAAGCCGAACGAATGGATGATCTCCAAAGGACACGGGAAATGAAAGGAAAGTGGAAACAGATGTATAAAACCCTCAATGATAATCTAGAACGACCAAGATTTCCTGAAGAATATCGGGTCCGTCGCCCTCTCACACAGTTATTGATTAATTCAGACACACCCACACCACGGGAAGTAGACAAATCTGCATTGTATAGAACTTTTGATGGCGCTTTACAAGACGCAAAAAAGCCACTGAAATTCGTGGATAGGTTCCATAAAAAAATCTAA
- a CDS encoding bacteriorhodopsin, translating into MTIGTLYFIGRGRGVRDPKMQEFYIITIFITTIAAAMYFAMATGFGVTEVTVGDEALTIYWARYADWIFTTPLLLLDLALLAGANRNTIATLIGLDVFMIGTGVIATFSQTPATRIAWWGVSTAALLVLLYFLVGTLSESARAKSPEVASLFGTLRNLVIVLWLLYPVVWILGTEGTFGILPLYWETAAFMVLDLAAKVGFGVVLLRSRSVLERAVAPTAAPA; encoded by the coding sequence ATGACCATCGGAACGCTCTACTTCATCGGTCGCGGACGCGGCGTCCGCGACCCGAAGATGCAGGAGTTCTACATCATCACGATATTCATCACGACCATCGCGGCGGCGATGTACTTCGCGATGGCGACGGGGTTCGGCGTCACCGAGGTGACCGTCGGCGACGAGGCGCTCACGATCTACTGGGCGCGGTACGCCGACTGGATCTTCACGACGCCGCTGTTGCTGCTCGACCTCGCGCTGTTGGCGGGGGCTAACCGCAACACCATCGCGACGCTGATCGGCCTCGACGTGTTCATGATCGGCACCGGCGTGATCGCGACGTTCTCGCAGACTCCCGCGACCCGCATCGCGTGGTGGGGGGTCAGCACGGCCGCCCTGCTCGTCCTGCTGTACTTCCTCGTGGGGACTCTCTCCGAGAGCGCGCGGGCGAAGTCGCCCGAGGTCGCGTCGCTGTTCGGCACCCTCCGCAACCTGGTCATCGTGCTGTGGCTGCTCTACCCCGTCGTCTGGATCCTCGGGACCGAAGGGACGTTCGGCATCCTCCCGCTGTACTGGGAGACCGCCGCGTTCATGGTCCTCGACCTCGCGGCAAAGGTCGGGTTCGGGGTAGTCCTGCTGCGGAGCCGCTCCGTCCTCGAGCGGGCCGTCGCGCCGACCGCGGCGCCGGCCTGA
- a CDS encoding branched-chain amino acid ABC transporter permease, translating into MGTPVGAELDVVLPETRTMVAVLYVGLFAMSFDFVSGYTGYLSFGHAMFYGIGAYFVVLAATDKVPLLGAGTPFVVLLLAGAALAVVVALLVGAVSFRLTGVYFAMITLGFAEVAHVFVRNWGYVSSNPRDGASIGGSEALSIGIPGVATLDVGQLVGDSYESLLGLGIDLSTADVSYYAVGVVVLLSYFAMQRIVHSPFGRVMVAVRENEERARAVGYDTFRYKMGAFAVSAFFAAVAGALFAAYRRSVHPGNSFDLFVTADALLASIIGGLGTLAGPLYGHIFHEFVEGVLSTEEHGLARYLRETLPNTVLGAGYGDVTVVRIVNVLIDGRAELYLGVVFILFVLYVPHGILGTLRERLGGPVAERLPDRARRYLRGGGD; encoded by the coding sequence ATGGGGACGCCGGTCGGGGCGGAACTCGACGTCGTCCTGCCGGAGACGCGGACGATGGTGGCGGTGCTGTACGTCGGGCTGTTCGCGATGAGCTTCGACTTCGTCAGCGGCTACACCGGCTACCTCTCGTTCGGCCACGCCATGTTCTACGGCATCGGCGCCTACTTCGTCGTCCTCGCGGCGACCGACAAGGTGCCGCTTTTGGGAGCGGGGACGCCGTTCGTGGTCCTCCTGCTCGCCGGGGCGGCGCTGGCCGTGGTCGTCGCCTTGCTCGTCGGCGCCGTCTCCTTCCGGCTCACGGGCGTCTACTTCGCGATGATCACCCTCGGCTTCGCGGAGGTGGCACACGTGTTCGTCCGCAACTGGGGGTACGTCAGTTCGAACCCTCGGGACGGCGCGTCGATCGGCGGCTCCGAGGCGCTCTCGATCGGAATTCCCGGCGTCGCGACGCTGGACGTCGGCCAACTCGTCGGCGACAGCTACGAGAGCCTCCTCGGACTCGGGATCGACCTCTCGACGGCGGACGTCTCCTACTACGCCGTCGGCGTCGTCGTCCTGCTGTCGTATTTCGCGATGCAGCGGATCGTCCACTCGCCGTTCGGCCGGGTGATGGTCGCCGTCCGCGAGAACGAGGAGCGCGCCCGCGCCGTCGGCTACGACACCTTCCGGTACAAGATGGGCGCGTTCGCCGTCAGTGCCTTCTTCGCCGCGGTCGCCGGCGCGCTGTTTGCGGCCTACCGCCGGTCTGTCCACCCCGGCAACTCCTTCGACCTGTTCGTGACCGCCGACGCCCTGCTCGCGTCGATCATCGGCGGCCTCGGGACCCTCGCCGGCCCGCTGTACGGCCACATCTTCCACGAGTTCGTCGAGGGGGTCCTCTCGACGGAGGAACACGGCCTCGCGCGGTACCTGCGGGAGACGCTGCCGAACACGGTCCTCGGGGCCGGCTACGGCGACGTCACCGTCGTCCGGATCGTCAACGTCCTGATCGACGGCCGCGCCGAACTCTACCTCGGGGTCGTCTTCATCCTGTTCGTCCTCTACGTCCCCCACGGCATCCTCGGGACGCTCCGGGAGCGTCTCGGCGGCCCCGTCGCCGAGCGCCTCCCCGACCGCGCGCGCCGTTACCTCCGCGGGGGTGGCGACTGA
- a CDS encoding lycopene cyclase domain-containing protein gives MTAPLTYLDVHLAFVLPPILLLGWLAYRRDRARWGVRPLSGLVIVIGLALVYTTPLTNHLIPEGVWWYGEGAVVATVWHTPIEEYLFFVLQPILAAFWLFQIPVSVDRPLAIPLAHRLVGVAGGVGIAGVGWVLTGDTSTYYLGWLLLWAGPILAIQWGFGLTYLWDARRPVLVAVAAPTGYLWLVDWLAIELGVWIISDAHTVGYAPLGLPVEEALFFLVTNAFVVQGLVMYAWVLGRADELPTLAGVQARISPSSDER, from the coding sequence ATGACGGCTCCACTCACGTACCTCGACGTCCATCTGGCGTTCGTTCTGCCGCCGATCCTGCTGCTGGGGTGGCTCGCCTACCGGCGCGACCGGGCGCGGTGGGGCGTTCGCCCGCTGTCCGGACTCGTGATCGTGATCGGCCTCGCGCTCGTCTACACGACGCCGCTGACGAACCACCTGATCCCCGAGGGGGTCTGGTGGTACGGCGAGGGCGCGGTCGTCGCGACCGTCTGGCACACCCCGATCGAGGAGTACCTGTTTTTCGTCCTCCAGCCGATTCTGGCGGCGTTCTGGCTGTTCCAGATTCCGGTGAGCGTCGATCGACCGCTGGCGATCCCCCTCGCTCACCGACTGGTCGGCGTCGCCGGCGGCGTGGGGATTGCCGGCGTCGGCTGGGTCCTGACGGGCGACACCTCGACGTACTACCTCGGGTGGCTGTTGCTCTGGGCCGGCCCGATCCTCGCGATTCAGTGGGGGTTCGGCCTCACGTACCTCTGGGACGCCCGTCGCCCGGTGCTCGTCGCGGTCGCCGCCCCGACGGGCTACCTCTGGCTCGTCGACTGGCTCGCGATCGAGCTGGGCGTCTGGATCATCTCGGACGCGCACACGGTCGGCTACGCCCCGCTGGGACTGCCCGTCGAGGAGGCGCTGTTCTTCCTCGTGACCAACGCCTTCGTCGTCCAGGGGCTCGTCATGTACGCGTGGGTGCTCGGCCGCGCCGACGAACTCCCGACGCTCGCCGGCGTGCAGGCCCGTATCTCCCCGTCCTCCGATGAGCGGTGA
- a CDS encoding succinylglutamate desuccinylase/aspartoacylase family protein, whose product MNVGTASAAPGERATGTLEVTDLPTGGAERLPVILARGEREGPTLWLTGGIHGNEVTGVAAVQDVLRGGVSASGGSPDEADGVPEGLRGTVVCVPMCNPAGIRRVERTSYYHDDDPNRHFPPAEGDATRRRVQELIDERLYEAVVDSADALLDVHTAQVGSVPFVIRDRVLHGERREEGDAEALAERLAALADATGIPVVTEYPAEEYADRNLHRSTAGAVLNEAGVPSLTVELGGHETIAEPHRAAGVAAAYRAMVHLGMLDAVPEGIEAAAPTLESPVAFPVRRFRGPNASAAGFCRPRLEPGAAFAEGDPLADVVSPHGEARETVAAPADGYVLGWPSPTTYENDPVASLAVRDDDGLVVPRS is encoded by the coding sequence ATGAACGTCGGAACGGCGAGCGCGGCACCGGGCGAGCGGGCGACGGGCACCCTCGAAGTGACCGACCTCCCGACCGGCGGCGCCGAACGGCTGCCGGTGATCCTCGCCCGCGGCGAGCGCGAGGGGCCGACGCTGTGGCTCACCGGCGGAATCCACGGCAACGAGGTGACGGGCGTCGCGGCGGTCCAGGACGTCCTGCGAGGGGGCGTCTCCGCGAGCGGAGGCTCGCCGGACGAGGCCGACGGCGTCCCCGAGGGCCTGCGGGGGACCGTCGTCTGCGTCCCCATGTGCAACCCCGCGGGGATCCGCCGGGTCGAGCGCACCTCCTACTACCACGACGACGATCCGAACCGGCACTTCCCGCCGGCGGAGGGGGACGCGACCCGTCGCCGGGTCCAGGAACTGATCGACGAACGGCTCTATGAGGCGGTCGTCGACTCGGCCGACGCGCTGCTGGACGTCCACACCGCGCAGGTCGGGTCGGTGCCGTTCGTCATCCGCGACCGCGTCCTCCACGGCGAGCGCCGCGAGGAGGGCGACGCCGAGGCCCTCGCCGAGCGCCTCGCGGCGCTGGCCGACGCGACCGGGATTCCGGTCGTCACCGAGTACCCCGCCGAGGAGTACGCCGATCGGAACCTCCACCGCTCGACCGCGGGGGCCGTCCTCAACGAGGCGGGCGTCCCGTCGCTCACCGTCGAACTCGGCGGCCACGAGACGATCGCGGAGCCCCACCGCGCGGCGGGCGTCGCGGCCGCCTACCGGGCGATGGTCCACCTCGGGATGCTCGACGCCGTCCCCGAGGGAATCGAGGCCGCGGCGCCGACCCTGGAGTCGCCCGTCGCGTTCCCGGTGCGACGATTCCGGGGACCGAACGCCTCGGCGGCGGGCTTTTGCCGGCCGCGGCTGGAACCCGGCGCGGCGTTCGCCGAGGGCGACCCGCTCGCGGACGTCGTCTCCCCCCACGGCGAGGCCCGCGAGACGGTCGCGGCGCCCGCCGACGGCTACGTACTCGGGTGGCCGTCGCCGACGACCTACGAGAACGACCCGGTCGCGAGCCTCGCGGTGCGCGACGACGACGGCCTCGTCGTCCCCCGGTCGTGA
- a CDS encoding Brp/Blh family beta-carotene 15,15'-dioxygenase, protein MSGETLARGAGAGDDPGRVAVRLALGCGPLVVAAALTLAAVAGPPPLVYQYVPLVLSVVVLGLPHGAVDHLALPRARGDPVTPRSLALVGLLYLIVGGAYAVVWFLAPVVAFVLFILVTLVHWGQGDVYALVALAGADHLETRTRRLLTLVVRGALPMLVPLVAFPAQYAFVAETLVGSFDPGAAAALEPAFAPPVRAAVAVGVGAAVALALTLGFVGAGREDGSRGRARGPWAVDLVETLGLVAYFAVVPPILAIGLYFCFWHSLRHVLRTMLVDPVAGAALDRGAFGAACRRFARDAALPTAGGLAVFAGIWLSAPRTPGTVPDLIALYLVAIAVLTLPHVVVTTLLDREQRLWSPSA, encoded by the coding sequence ATGAGCGGTGAGACGCTCGCTCGCGGCGCCGGTGCGGGCGACGATCCCGGACGGGTGGCCGTCCGACTCGCCCTCGGCTGTGGACCGCTCGTCGTCGCCGCCGCCCTGACGCTCGCGGCCGTCGCCGGCCCGCCGCCGCTCGTCTACCAGTACGTCCCGCTGGTGCTCAGCGTCGTCGTCCTCGGACTGCCCCACGGGGCCGTCGACCACCTCGCGTTGCCCCGGGCCCGGGGGGACCCCGTCACCCCGCGCTCGCTCGCGCTCGTCGGCCTCCTCTACCTGATCGTCGGCGGCGCCTACGCCGTCGTCTGGTTTCTCGCCCCCGTCGTCGCGTTCGTCCTGTTTATTCTCGTCACGCTCGTCCACTGGGGGCAGGGCGACGTCTACGCGCTCGTCGCCCTCGCCGGCGCCGACCACCTCGAGACGCGGACGCGTCGGCTGCTCACCCTCGTCGTCCGCGGCGCGCTCCCGATGCTCGTCCCGCTGGTCGCGTTCCCGGCACAGTACGCCTTCGTCGCGGAGACGCTCGTCGGCTCGTTCGACCCCGGCGCGGCCGCCGCGCTCGAACCGGCGTTCGCCCCGCCGGTCCGGGCGGCCGTCGCGGTCGGCGTCGGCGCGGCGGTCGCGCTCGCGCTGACCCTCGGCTTCGTCGGGGCGGGCCGTGAGGACGGGAGTCGGGGTCGGGCCCGCGGCCCGTGGGCGGTCGACCTGGTCGAAACCCTGGGTCTCGTCGCGTACTTCGCCGTCGTGCCCCCGATCCTCGCGATCGGGCTCTACTTTTGCTTCTGGCACTCCCTCCGGCACGTCCTCCGAACGATGCTCGTCGACCCCGTCGCCGGCGCGGCGCTCGATCGCGGGGCGTTCGGCGCCGCGTGCCGCCGGTTCGCCCGGGACGCGGCGCTCCCGACCGCGGGCGGGCTGGCGGTGTTCGCGGGGATCTGGCTCTCCGCACCGCGGACGCCCGGAACCGTCCCCGACCTGATCGCGCTCTACCTGGTCGCGATCGCCGTGCTGACGCTCCCGCACGTCGTCGTCACGACGCTGCTCGACCGGGAACAGCGGCTCTGGTCGCCGTCGGCCTGA